A region of the Campylobacter sp. MIT 99-7217 genome:
CACGCCATTAAACGAGAGCTAAAGGATAAAGAATACAGGGCAAACTCAGCTTATGGCGTGCAAATTCTGCCTTTTTCGCCAAGTAAGGCACTCATTCAAAAAGCCCTAGGAGCTATAAAAGCCTTAAGCTTAAAAAGTACTCTTTATGCAAGAGTTGATTTCATCAAGGATAATGAAAATTTCATCATCAATGAAGTAGAACTCATCGAGCCAAGCCTTTATTTTGATAAAGGGGTAAATTCTTATGAAAATTTTATCAAAGCTTTAGAAAATTTGAGTTAAACTTCATTTATACTTTCAAATTTATCACAAAAACTTGCTTGATTTCAAAGGAAAAAAATGAGTTTAAAACAAATTCTTACCTTAAATTCCACCGAAAGAGTATGGCAACTTCCCTTTTTTGCAGCCTTAGGAGTAGCTTTAGTGCTAAGTATTGGAGGGTATTATCAAAGGCTTGATTTAGGACTTATAGCCATGATAGGCGTTATGGCTTTTTTATATACGCCAAATACGCCCATTTATCACAAAATGGCTGTTGTGATGTGCTGTTCTTTTGGAATTTCTTTATCCTTTTTGCTTGGTCTTTTAACACATATTTTTCCGCCAAGCGCACCTTTTGTTATAGGCATAGTTGCAATGAGTAGTAGTATCTTGGTAAGGTATTATGACTTAGGAGCGCCTGGGTATTTTTTCTTTGTGTTTGCAGCCTTACTTGGCTCGTTTTTTCCTTTTGAAACTAAGGATTTTATATTTTTAGTCGGTCTTGTTTGTATAGGCGGAATGATTGCGAATTTAATGGCGTTTTTGTATTCTTTGAGCGTAATTTATATTTTTAAAAATGCTCTTCCAAAGCCTGTTCCTCAAAGGGGACATTTGGGTTTTGAAGTTGTTGTTGTGGATTCTTTTATTATGGGCTTTTTTGTGGGACTTGCTTTATTTTTAGGACAATTCTTAGCCCTTGAAAGAAGTTATTGGGTTGCTGTAAGTTGCACCGTCATCATGCAAGGCATAACCTTAAATTCAGTCTGGAACAAGCAAATCCAGCGTATAGTAGGAACTCTTGTGGGTTGCTTTTTTGCTTGGTTTTTGCTGGGGATTAAATTTGAAGCTTGGGAATTTGTGCTTTTAATGGCTTTTTTAGTTTTTATGACTGAATATGTTGTATTTCGCAACTACGCCCTTGCCATGGTCTTTATCACTCCTTATGTAACCTACTTGGCTGAGGCTACAAATTTTATGAACTATGATGCAAATTTACTTGTAAAAGCTAGGCTTGAAGATGTGATCGTGGGTAGTATTTTAGGGCTTATGGGTGGCTTTGTGATATATAAGCCTTATTTAAGAGCAGGATTCGACAAAATCGCTAAATTTATCTTTAAAATCAAATTTTCATAAGGCTTGTTCAATTTTTATTTCCTTGCTTTAAAAGTCTTAAAGTACATAAAAGATTTTAATAAAAAATTCAATTTATTTTGCTATAATTAAGCCTTTTTAACCATTAAAGCTTTTAAATCCGCTTGCGGTGCTTTATGGGACTTACCAAATTTAAAGGAAAAAGCGATGTATGCTATCATCAAACATAGCGGAAAGCAGTATAAAGTGAGCGTTGGCGATGAGCTAAAGCTAGATCACTTTGAAGCTGAAGCTAAAAGTAGCGTTGAAGTAAGCGAAGTGCTTGCGATCAACGATAAGGACTTAAAGGTAGGTGCGCCTTTTGTAGCAGGTGCAAAGGTAGTTTTAGAAGTGATTAATCACGGCAAAGACAGAAAAGTCGTGATTTATAAAAAAAGACGCAGAAAAGATTCTAAGCTTAAAAGAGGCTTTAGAAGACAATTCACACGCGTTAAAGTCAAAGATATCAAAGCTTAAGGAGTAAGAAATGGCACACAAGAAAGGTCAAGGCTCAACTCAAAATAACCGCGATTCTATCGGTCGTCGTTTAGGTGTTAAAAAATTTGGTGGCGAATTTGTCCGTGCTGGAAATATCATTATCCGCCAAAGAGGCACAGCAACTCACGCTGGAAACAATGTCGGCTTAGGTAAAGATCACACTATCTTTGCTTTAATCGACGGCTTTGTGAAATTCGAAAGAAAAGACAAAGACAGAAAAAAAGTTTCTGTTTATCCTGCCTAAATTTAGGGGCTTAGCCCCTTTTTTCATAGTTAATATTTTTTCTACAAAACCTACTGAGCTTTTAAATTTTTCCTTTAAAATATATTTTTGTCTTTTTTAAAATCGCAATAAAAAACTAAATTTAAGTTGGGTTTTATTATAATTTTGTGCTTGGGAGGCTAGATTATGAAATTAGGTAGTTTATTTGCTGGTATTGGTGGGATAGAACTTGGCTTTAAAAAGGCTGGTTTTAAAACAGCTTGGGGTATAGAACTTGATTCTAAGGCTTGTATAACATATAAAGCAAATCACAAACACAAAATCATTAACGAAGATATAAGTAAAATAGACTTAAACAGCCTTGAAGATATTGAAATTCTAAGTGCTGGTTTTCCTTGTCAAGCCTTTAGTATAGCTGGATATCAAAGAGGCTTTAAAGATGAAAGGGGCAATATTTTTTTTGAAATTTTAAGATATTTGCGGTATTTTAAACCACGAATTATTTTTTTAGAAAATGTCAAAAATTTGTTAAGACACGATAAAAATAAAACCTTTGCTATTATAAAACAAGAATTAGAAGGCTTAGGATATAAATTAAAATACGAAGTTTTAAACAGTTGCGAATATGGCAATATCCCACAAAATAGAGAAAGAATTTATATTATTGGCTTTTTGGATTATGATTTATTTGATAATTTTACTTTTCCAAAAAAAATAAAACTGAGTAAAAAAGTGCAAGATTTAATAGATAAAAAAGCTTCAAAGGAATTTTATTATAAAGATACAAAATATTATAATGAACTTAAAAAGGTAATGCATAATAAAAATACTCTTTATCAGTGGAGAAGACAATATGTAAGAGAAAATAAAAGTAATCTTTGCCCAACATTAACCGCAAATATGGGAACAGGAGGTCATAATGTGCCTTTAGTTATTGATAGTTTGGACATAAGAAAACTAACTCCTAGAGAATGTGCTAGATTTCAAGGCTTTGATGATAATTTTATTTTGCCAAAAGAGCTTTCAAATGCGAGTTTGTATAAACAAATTGGAAATAGTGTTTCTGTGGGAGTAATTGAAAATATCGCAAAAGAAATTAAAAAGGTGCTTAAAAATGAATATAGAGCAGTTTGTTAAGCAAAATATAAGAAAGATTAACGAGAGGGTTAATGATTTTAAAAATGAGCTTTTTAATTCTACTGAGATTAAAGAATATTTAAAGCAAAGATTTGTAAGTTTATGTGATGATTTAAATTTCAAAGATAGGATTTTGAAAAAATTTAAAGAGGGCAATTATCAAAAAAAAGAAATTATAGAAATTGCCAACAATGAAATTTTATATAAAAATGATATAGAACTTTTTTTAGAAACTCAAATTTTTTTAAAACTTTCTCAAGAAGAATTATTAAAAGAGCTTAAAAACTTATCCTTAGAACACATAAAGACTAAATTTACAAACGATAAAGAATTTAAATTTATCCAAAACAAATTAGCCAAAATCCTTGAAAAAGCTCTTTTTATAGCTTCAAAAGATGGTTTTTCTAGAAATTTAAATAATATAAACTCAGGAACAATGACAGCTAATGCAGGAGATAGTGCTCAGTTTTTATTTATAGCTAGGGCTATTTTGGCAGGATTTAATGCCTCAAATGTTGATGTTAGAAGTAGTCGTTATGATGCTATTGTGGATTTTGAAAATACTCTTTTACGCATTCAAGTTAAGGGCATTTCAAGTGGCGAGCTTATTAGCTTTAAAGATAGAGATAGAGGCGGTCAAGGAATATATCATAAGCATGAAAGAAATCAAGGAAAAAGGATCACAAAAAAAGATTGTGATCTTTATATGGCAGTGGATAAACAAGTAGGGATTTGTTATTTGATACCTATGAGCTTTGCTGATAAATTTAACGATAAAGAATGCACAAAGATAAAACTTTCCCAGCTTAAAGTTTATAAAGAAAATTGGGAAGTTATTAAAAAAGTAGCACAAGAACTTAAAAATATAAATTTTAAAAATTCTAAAAATTTATAAATTTTTTAAAAATTTTCTTAAATTTAATTTTCACTTCATTCAAGCGAATTTGCTATGATTACTCCTTTAAAGCTTAAAGAGGTTGAATGCAAGGCTTTATTTTACATACGCAAAAAGTAAAAGATGAGGATTTGATCGTTTTTGTACTAGAAAAAAATGCCTTATTAAAAACATATCGTTTTTATGGCTTAAGACATTCTAGTATTTTAAATGGATATAAGATTGATTTTGCACTTGAAGAAAATATTTCTTTCTTACCTCGCCTAAAAGATGTTTTGCACCTAGGTTTTGCGTGGATACTAAAACGCGAAAAAATGATCATTTGGCAAGAATTTATCAAGCTTTTCTATCAGCATCTTAAAGATGTAGAAACGCTTGATAGTTTTTATTTCGAGCTTTTAGATGAATGTGCGAAGCGTTTTGAAAAACAAAATCCAAAACGCGTCATTCTTGATGCTTATGTAAGAATTTTAGAATTTGAGGGGCGTTTGCATAAAGATCATATCTGTTTTGCCTGTGATGAAAAGATACAAGCTCAAACACTTCATCTTGTGCGAGCCTTTCTCCCAGCTCATGAAAACTGCGTTTTTAAGAGTATAGAGGTTGATACACAAAAACTTGAAAATTTTTATGAGAGTTTTAATTCTGGCATTTTTGATGATGAGGAAATCAACCATTTATATAAGCTCATTAAAGAAGGTTTATAAATTATTTTTCAATCCTAAATTTCACAAAATCATACTCCCCACTTTCAGATATAAGATAAAGTTCGTATTCATCAGCATTTAAATCCAAAATTTGACTTTTTTCGCTACCCTCATAAATAAGTCTTTGATTTAAATACCAAAAAACCTTTTCATTTTTTAAGTTAGCAATTTTAATCAAAAGCCCCTTTTTAGAGTCAAAATCCTTAGCTTGCAAGATATTTAGCCCAGAACTTGGATAAAGAATTTGAAGATTTTTTTGATTTTTCACATTTATTTTTTGCTCTTGCAAGAAATTTAAAGCATTTAAAGGCAAATCGAGCTTCAAATTTAGCTTAGCGTCCTTAAAATGGGGGTGCAAAGAGTTAATCTCCTCATTTTCATACATAAAAACCTTTTTTAAAAAAGGAGAAAATCTCAAAGGCTTTGCTTCTTTTGGATACAAAATTTCAGCAAAATCCCCACCAAGCTCCTCATCATAGCGGTAATGCGTTTTTGTTTCTACCCTTATCTTGATCAAATCCTCACTTTTTTCAAATTCCAAATCCGTATCCTCTAAAAGCCCCAAAAGCTCAAAAAGCAAATCCCCAGCTATACTCACCCCATATAAATTTGCATTTGCTTCTCCTGTGAAATTTCCCACCCAAACTCCAAGCGTGTATTTTGGCGTTGCTCCCATAGCCCAAGCATCTTTTCTACCATAACTTGTGCCTGTTTTATAAGAAATAATCTTTTCTTTTTTATTAAAATTTTCAAGTCCAACACGAGCAAGATCTTTTAGGCTTTGAAGCGTTAAAAAGGCTGAAGCTTTGCTAAAAATTTGTCTTTGCTCGGTAAGATTTTCATCTCTTATATAAGAAATTTCACTCATTTTTCCATAATTTGCAAGGGCTAAATACAGCTTTGAAAGCTCTTCTAAGCTCAGTTCTTTTGTGCCTAAGATAAAAGAAAGTCCGTATTTTTTATAATCCTCATCTTCAAAGCCTAAAAAATCTTTGATTTTGAAAAAAAACTTCTCATAACCATAAGCTTGCAAAAGTGAGACAAAAGGCACATTTAAAGAGCGTCTCAAAGCTTCTTTAGCTGGGATAAGTCCGTAGTATTTTTTATTTGCATTTTGGGGGTTAAAATTTGAAAAAAAGGTCGGCACATCAAGCAAGATTGACTGAGGAGCTATCAAGCCCTCATCTATGCTTAACGCAAATAAAAAGGGCTTTAAGGTTGAACCCACGCTTCTTTTAGCCTTTATGCCATTAATCTGCCCTAAATTTAAAATATCATAAAAATCTTGCGAACCAACATAAGCTAAAGCTTTCTTGCTTTTTGTATCAAGCAAAAGCACGCTTAAGTTATGAATGCCCTTTTGCATAAGTTTTTGGCTAAATTCTTTTGCCTTGGCTTCAAATTTACTTTGTAAGTTTTTATCTATACTTGAGATGATGAACTTTTGCTTATCGTTTAAAAGCTCTAAGGCTAAATGAGGAGCTAGGTTTTTGCGAGGTTTAAAGCTTGGCAAATCCTCCCTTAAAGAAAGCTCAAACAAATCCTTTGAGATTAAGCCCTTTTCAAGCATTTTACCCAAAAGCCTAGCTCTTTTTTCTTTAAGTAAAGTTTTATTTTTTTCAAGATTGATAAGCCCCGGATTATTTGGCAAAACAGCCAAAAGAGCAGCTTGGGCATTTGTTATATCATCTGGCTTTTTATCAAAATAAAACAACAAAGCTGCCTCATATCCCACTAAATTCCCTCCATAAGGTGCATTGCTAAGATAAAGGCTTAAAATTTCATCTTTGCTAAAATGATACTCTAAGGCAAAGGCTTTGATGATTTCGTGAAATTTATAAAAATAAGTGCGAGGATTTTTTTCATTAAGCTTGATAACCTGCATAGAAATGGTGCTTGCTCCACTTCTTTTAGCATAAAAAAGATTGTTTTTAAATGCCCTAAACAAGGCTAAAAAATCCACCCCAAAATGTGAATAAAAATTTTTATCCTCATACAAAATCACAGCTTGTTTAAGTTTATCAGGGATTTTACTTGCTTTTAAATGCCACTGCTCATCATCATTTAAAAAAACACTTAAAATTTCTTCATTTCTATCAAGCATAAGTTTGCTATAACGAGCTTCGAAATTGTCCAAAAACTCATCTTTATCAAAGGAAAAAAAGACAAAGGCTACATACACAAAAAACAAAAGCCCTAAAAATCCTATAAATTTAAGAAATTTTAGAGCTTTGCGAGATAAAAATTTATTTTTCAACAACGACTTTTTTGCTTTCACTTAAAGCTTGGTAGCTATCATTATACATTGCCTCTGCGTAAGCTCCGGGCAGGGTATAAATTCCCGGTGTAACCGCACTTAGCTTCACATAAAAACTTGCCCCAACATCATCTGCTCCTGTCAAATGATCTAAAAACCACATGATCTTATCATCTCTAGCATCGACAAAATCAGCATAAGCTCTGAATTTTTTTACAAATTCAGGCTCTTGTTTATCTAAAAGCGTATGAGCAAGTTCCCAGCCACTTGGCAGGATCTGAGTAAGAGCTAGGTGATCAAAACTTGAACCACTTTGATTATAAACCTTAATGAGCATGTAAAAACTCTGCCCGCTTTTTAACTTGCTCTCATCAATGACATTGCCCACCTCATCATAGAATTCTCTTTGTATGCGAATGCCTTTTGAATAAGGCTTGGCTTGCTCTAGCTTAATCCCCTCAACACCAAAGCTTGCAAAAATATCTTTTTTCGTGCTTAAAACCGCCTTTGACTCGTCAAATTCAAAAATTTGCAAATCCTTTTGATTTAAGCTAATGTTCTTTTGATCAAGCTTAAGCTCTGCTTGCATGTTAAGATCATTTTGAGCTTGGCCTAAATTTGCTCCAAAAGCTAGGGCATACAAGCCATAACCTATACTTTGTGTGGAAAGATAAGAATTTGCTTGCAAAGCAGAGCTTATTTCATCATAAAGCTTGTTGTTGGTTTTGCCATAAATGATTTTATAAGCATTTGAGATGATAGCCTTATCTCTAAGAGTTGAGCCATAGCTTAGGCTTTGGTATAAATTTGTGTTTGTCTCAGTACTTAGCGAGCTTGCGATTTTTAAAGCTATATCGTCTAATCCTGCAAGCTTGTATGCTGCTGCAAGTTGCCATTTGGAGAGATTATCAAGCTTATCAAGCTTTTCATAAAGTATATTCATAGCTGAAATATTCGCATTCTTAGCAAGGGCTAAAAGATATAAAGAATTTGCCTTTAGATAATAACCATAGCCCTCGTCTTTAAAATAAGTCTTATTGACAAAATTTTTCTCATATTCAAGCCATCTTTGATAAAGACCCTCAGGCACATAATAACCTGCATTTTTAGCAAGGATTAAAAACATTCCAGCATAATTTGTCCCCCAAATATGTGATGAGTTTCCTCCTTGCCAATACGCAAAACCTCCATCTGCGGTTTGAAAGCTTACAAAGCTTTGAATGGCTGCGTTGATATTATTAATCGCTTTTTGTTTATCAAATTTGGTGCTAAATTTATCCAAATAAAGCTGAGGAAGAACAGCTGAAGTGCTTTGCTCTATGCACCCATAAGGATAATGAAGCAAGTATTTTAAACGCTTATCTATATCAACAATAGGCGTTGCAGAAAGCTTAAGCGTCGCATTTACACTTCCTTTTACAAAGCCCTCTTCAATGCTAAATTCCTTACTTTCTCCAGCTTTAATCATCAAATTTGTATTCTCGTAAGTATAGGCATTTATAGGCTTTATATCAATTTGCGTTTGATTTTTATAAGTATAATTTTTAGCACTTAAGGCAAAATCAAACTCTTCTATGCCTATATCTTTTTTAGCCTTAGCTCTAATGAGTATATTTTTTACTTGTTCTTTGCCAAAGTCGATTTTAAACTCATTTTGAGAAAGTTCAATGAGCTTATTTTGAGTTTTTACGCTTAAATTTGCACTTGTTACATCTTCATCTAGCTTAAATACCTGCACCAAAAGATCAAACTCATCATCTATCCTTATAGCTCTTGGTAAGGTTTCAAGCATAATAGCAGGAGCTGAAACTTGGATATTTTTCCACGCATTACCAAAGGCTTTGTTTGAATGAGCCACCACCATGACACGAACACTTCCAAGATAAGAAGGCATTGCAAATTTAGCCTTAGCAAAGCCCTTTTCATCACTTTTCATAGGAGCTTGAAACAACACCACAGGCTTAAATCTCTCAGCCTTTTCATCTTTGTTTTTCACATCTCTTGTGCTTGCATCACCTCCTGTAGATAAAACCTTTAAAACCTCTCCAAAGCTTTTTGCAATGATCTTATCATAGGTATCAAAAACCTTTAGTGCAAAACCTCTTTTTGCATAAAAATAACCCCAAATATCAGGAGTTTTAAAATCCGTCAAGTCCAAAAGCCCCTCATCAACTACAGCTAAAGTATAAGTATAAGGGCTTTTATCCTTACTTTGAATGCTGATTTCAAATTCTTCATTAGGTCTAATTTTTTCAGGAGCAACAAGCTCAAGCTTAAGCTTGCTTTCCTCGTCCTCTACTCTTACAGGCACAACACCAAAAAGTCTTAAAGCTCTGTCATTTTCATAGCCCTCATAATCTTGAAGCAAACTCACGCTCACATAAACATTTGGCACATAAGTTTTATCAAGCTTAAGCTCAAATTTAGTGCTTTTATCCTCAGTATCCACAACAA
Encoded here:
- a CDS encoding FUSC family protein; amino-acid sequence: MSLKQILTLNSTERVWQLPFFAALGVALVLSIGGYYQRLDLGLIAMIGVMAFLYTPNTPIYHKMAVVMCCSFGISLSFLLGLLTHIFPPSAPFVIGIVAMSSSILVRYYDLGAPGYFFFVFAALLGSFFPFETKDFIFLVGLVCIGGMIANLMAFLYSLSVIYIFKNALPKPVPQRGHLGFEVVVVDSFIMGFFVGLALFLGQFLALERSYWVAVSCTVIMQGITLNSVWNKQIQRIVGTLVGCFFAWFLLGIKFEAWEFVLLMAFLVFMTEYVVFRNYALAMVFITPYVTYLAEATNFMNYDANLLVKARLEDVIVGSILGLMGGFVIYKPYLRAGFDKIAKFIFKIKFS
- the rpmA gene encoding 50S ribosomal protein L27 — translated: MAHKKGQGSTQNNRDSIGRRLGVKKFGGEFVRAGNIIIRQRGTATHAGNNVGLGKDHTIFALIDGFVKFERKDKDRKKVSVYPA
- the rplU gene encoding 50S ribosomal protein L21, with the protein product MYAIIKHSGKQYKVSVGDELKLDHFEAEAKSSVEVSEVLAINDKDLKVGAPFVAGAKVVLEVINHGKDRKVVIYKKRRRKDSKLKRGFRRQFTRVKVKDIKA
- a CDS encoding group I intron-associated PD-(D/E)XK endonuclease, whose amino-acid sequence is MNIEQFVKQNIRKINERVNDFKNELFNSTEIKEYLKQRFVSLCDDLNFKDRILKKFKEGNYQKKEIIEIANNEILYKNDIELFLETQIFLKLSQEELLKELKNLSLEHIKTKFTNDKEFKFIQNKLAKILEKALFIASKDGFSRNLNNINSGTMTANAGDSAQFLFIARAILAGFNASNVDVRSSRYDAIVDFENTLLRIQVKGISSGELISFKDRDRGGQGIYHKHERNQGKRITKKDCDLYMAVDKQVGICYLIPMSFADKFNDKECTKIKLSQLKVYKENWEVIKKVAQELKNINFKNSKNL
- the recO gene encoding recombination protein RecO, with amino-acid sequence MQGFILHTQKVKDEDLIVFVLEKNALLKTYRFYGLRHSSILNGYKIDFALEENISFLPRLKDVLHLGFAWILKREKMIIWQEFIKLFYQHLKDVETLDSFYFELLDECAKRFEKQNPKRVILDAYVRILEFEGRLHKDHICFACDEKIQAQTLHLVRAFLPAHENCVFKSIEVDTQKLENFYESFNSGIFDDEEINHLYKLIKEGL
- the pbpC gene encoding penicillin-binding protein 1C codes for the protein MKNKFLSRKALKFLKFIGFLGLLFFVYVAFVFFSFDKDEFLDNFEARYSKLMLDRNEEILSVFLNDDEQWHLKASKIPDKLKQAVILYEDKNFYSHFGVDFLALFRAFKNNLFYAKRSGASTISMQVIKLNEKNPRTYFYKFHEIIKAFALEYHFSKDEILSLYLSNAPYGGNLVGYEAALLFYFDKKPDDITNAQAALLAVLPNNPGLINLEKNKTLLKEKRARLLGKMLEKGLISKDLFELSLREDLPSFKPRKNLAPHLALELLNDKQKFIISSIDKNLQSKFEAKAKEFSQKLMQKGIHNLSVLLLDTKSKKALAYVGSQDFYDILNLGQINGIKAKRSVGSTLKPFLFALSIDEGLIAPQSILLDVPTFFSNFNPQNANKKYYGLIPAKEALRRSLNVPFVSLLQAYGYEKFFFKIKDFLGFEDEDYKKYGLSFILGTKELSLEELSKLYLALANYGKMSEISYIRDENLTEQRQIFSKASAFLTLQSLKDLARVGLENFNKKEKIISYKTGTSYGRKDAWAMGATPKYTLGVWVGNFTGEANANLYGVSIAGDLLFELLGLLEDTDLEFEKSEDLIKIRVETKTHYRYDEELGGDFAEILYPKEAKPLRFSPFLKKVFMYENEEINSLHPHFKDAKLNLKLDLPLNALNFLQEQKINVKNQKNLQILYPSSGLNILQAKDFDSKKGLLIKIANLKNEKVFWYLNQRLIYEGSEKSQILDLNADEYELYLISESGEYDFVKFRIEK
- a CDS encoding DNA cytosine methyltransferase, producing MKLGSLFAGIGGIELGFKKAGFKTAWGIELDSKACITYKANHKHKIINEDISKIDLNSLEDIEILSAGFPCQAFSIAGYQRGFKDERGNIFFEILRYLRYFKPRIIFLENVKNLLRHDKNKTFAIIKQELEGLGYKLKYEVLNSCEYGNIPQNRERIYIIGFLDYDLFDNFTFPKKIKLSKKVQDLIDKKASKEFYYKDTKYYNELKKVMHNKNTLYQWRRQYVRENKSNLCPTLTANMGTGGHNVPLVIDSLDIRKLTPRECARFQGFDDNFILPKELSNASLYKQIGNSVSVGVIENIAKEIKKVLKNEYRAVC